A DNA window from Macrobrachium rosenbergii isolate ZJJX-2024 chromosome 41, ASM4041242v1, whole genome shotgun sequence contains the following coding sequences:
- the LOC136827064 gene encoding acidic leucine-rich nuclear phosphoprotein 32 family member E-like has translation MVMKKKKKKKKKKKKKKKKKKKKNMRETLFKNREFQRPWFHDGHEEEEEEEEEEEEEEEEEEEEEEEEEEEKKPWFHDGHEEEEEEEEAEEVKEEEEEEEEEEEEKEKKKKKKNMRELFKNRKFQRPWLQDGHEEEEDAEIEEEKEEAEDDDAEEEEEEEEEEEEGEEEEEEYEKDAL, from the exons ATggtcatgaagaagaagaagaagaagaagaagaagaagaagaagaagaagaagaagaagaagaagaagaatatgagagagaCGCTCTTTAAGAACAGGGAGTTCCAGAGACCTTGGTTCCACGATggtcatgaagaagaagaagaagaagaagaagaagaagaagaagaagaagaagaagaagaagaagaagaagaagaagaagaagaagagaagaa ACCTTGGTTCCACGATggtcatgaagaagaagaagaagaagaagaagcagaagaagtaaaagaagaagaagaagaagaagaagaagaagaagaagagaaggagaagaagaagaagaagaagaatatgagagAGCTCTTTAAGAATAGGAAGTTCCAGAGACCTTGGTTACAAGATggtcatgaagaagaagaagatgcagaaatagaagaagaaaaagaagaagcagaagatgatgatgcagaagaagaagaagaagaagaagaagaagaagaagaaggagaagaagaagaagaagaatatgagaaAGACGCCCTTTAA